The Puntigrus tetrazona isolate hp1 chromosome 3, ASM1883169v1, whole genome shotgun sequence genome contains a region encoding:
- the tubb4bl gene encoding tubulin beta-4B chain — MREIVHLQAGQCGNQIGAKFWEVISDEHGIDPTGTYHGDSDLQLDRISVYYNEATGGKYVPRAILVDLEPGTMDSVRSGPFGQIFRPDNFVFGQSGAGNNWAKGHYTEGAELVDSVLDVVRKEAESCDCLQGFQLTHSLGGGTGSGMGTLLISKIREEYPDRIMNTFSVVPSPKVSDTVVEPYNATLSVHQLVENTDETYCIDNEALYDICFRTLKLTTPTYGDLNHLVSATMSGVTTCLRFPGQLNADLRKLAVNMVPFPRLHFFMPGFAPLTSRGSQQYRSLSVPELTQQMFDAKNMMAACDPRHGRYLTVAAVFRGRMSMKEVDEQMLNVQNKNSSYFVEWIPNNVKTAVCDIPPRGLKMAATFIGNSTAIQELFKRISEQFTAMFRRKAFLHWYTGEGMDEMEFTEAESNMNDLVSEYQQYQDATAEEGEFEEEGEEEVA, encoded by the exons tTCTGGGAAGTTATCAGCGATGAACACGGCATCGATCCAACCGGAACATATCATGGAGACAGCGACCTGCAGCTAGACAGGATCAGTGTTTACTACAATGAAGCgacag GTGGGAAGTATGTTCCCCGTGCCATCTTGGTGGATCTGGAGCCTGGCACAATGGATTCAGTTCGTTCTGGACCCTTCGGACAGATATTTAGACCTGACAACTTTGTGTTTG GTCAGAGCGGAGCTGGAAACAACTGGGCCAAAGGTCACTACACAGAAGGAGCGGAGCTGGTGGACTCGGTACTGGATGTTGTTCGTAAGGAAGCAGAAAGCTGCGATTGCCTGCAAGGCTTCCAGCTCACCCACTCTCTCGGCGGAGGCACCGGCTCAGGCATGGGCACCCTCCTCATCAGCAAGATCCGCGAGGAGTATCCCGACCGCATCATGAACACCTTCAGCGTGGTGCCCTCGCCCAAAGTCTCCGACACCGTGGTGGAGCCGTACAACGCCACGCTATCCGTCCACCAGCTGGTGGAGAACACCGACGAGACCTACTGCATCGACAACGAGGCCCTCTACGACATCTGCTTCCGCACGCTCAAGCTCACCACGCCGACTTACGGAGACCTCAACCACCTCGTCTCGGCCACCATGAGCGGAGTCACCACCTGCCTGCGCTTCCCCGGCCAGCTCAACGCCGACCTGCGCAAACTGGCCGTCAACATGGTGCCCTTCCCCCGTCTGCACTTCTTCATGCCCGGCTTCGCTCCCCTCACCAGCCGGGGCAGCCAGCAGTACCGCTCGCTCTCCGTCCCAGAGCTCACCCAGCAGATGTTTGACGCCAAGAACATGATGGCCGCCTGCGACCCGCGTCACGGGCGCTACCTGACGGTGGCCGCCGTCTTCCGCGGACGCATGTCCATGAAGGAGGTGGACGAGCAGATGCTGAACGTCCAGaacaagaacagcagctacTTCGTCGAGTGGATCCCCAACAACGTCAAGACAGCCGTCTGCGACATCCCGCCCCGCGGCCTCAAGATGGCCGCCACCTTCATCGGCAACAGCACCGCCATCCAGGAGCTGTTCAAGCGCATCTCCGAGCAGTTCACCGCTATGTTCAGGCGCAAGGCTTTCCTGCATTGGTACACCGGCGAGGGCATGGACGAGATGGAGTTCACTGAGGCCGAGAGCAACATGAACGACCTGGTGTCCGAGTACCAGCAGTACCAAGACGCCACCGCCGAAGAGGGCGAGTTCGAAGAGGAGGGCGAGGAGGAGGTCGCTTAA
- the crb3a gene encoding protein crumbs homolog 3a, translating to MIRQVGLLAGSFLLLLLRNVSAQEETTTMSNNVTTPSTNQGPNIVAIVVPTVVLGVLAILTAVLVFLFCVVKKKRQTEGTYRPSAEEQTGARSVETPDALKLPKEERLI from the exons ATGATACGGCAGGTTGGGCTGTTGGCAGGGAGttttctgctgctgcttctcAGGAATGTTTCGGCCCAGG AGGAAACGACCACAATGTCTAATAACGTCACGACTCCCAGCACG AACCAAGGCCCTAATATTGTGGCCATTGTTGTACCAACCGTGGTCTTGGGAGTGCTGGCTATTTTGACGGCTGTTCTGGTGTTTCTGTTCTGCGTGGTAAAGAAGAAGAGACAGACGGAAGGGACGTATCGACCCAGCGCAGAGGAGCAGACCGGAGCTCGTAGCGTTGAGACGCCGGACGCTCTGAAGCTTCCCAAGGAGGAGAGACTGATTTGA
- the asf1ba gene encoding histone chaperone asf1b-A, translating into MAKVQVLNVAVLDNPSRFGNPFQFEITFECMEDLPEDLEWKIIYVGSAESEEYDQTLDSVLVGPVPAGRHMFVFQVDAPNPALIPESDAVGVTVVLITCTYRGQEFIRIGYYVNNEYTDTELRENPPLKPDYGQLQRNILASNPRVTRFHINWEGCAEKMEDSENVDPAPNAMLPPSCTPGKAPPLGLVPDNSMDCL; encoded by the exons ATGGCAAAAGTGCAAGTGCTAAATGTAGCTGTCCTGGACAACCCGAGTCGATTTGGAAACCCGTTTCAATTCGAAATAACCTTTGAGTGCATGGAGGATCTTCCCGAGG ATCTTGAATGGAAGATTATTTATGTGGGCTCAGCAGAAAGTGAAGAGTACGATCAGACTCTTGACTCTGTCCTGGTCGGTCCGGTTCCTGCAGGCCGAcacatgtttgtgtttcag GTGGATGCTCCAAACCCTGCCCTAATACCTGAGAGTGATGCTGTGGGTGTCACTGTTGTTCTGATCACATGCACATACAGAGGACAGGAGTTCATACGCATTGGCTACTATGTTAACAACGAGTACACAGACACTGAGCTTCGTGAGAATCCGCCCCTCAAACCTGATTATGGACAG CTCCAGAGGAACATTTTGGCTTCCAATCCAAGAGTAACCAGATTTCACATCAACTGGGAGGGATGTGCTGAGAAAATGGAGGATTCGGAGAACGTGGACCCTGCACCTAATGCCATGCTGCCCCCATCCTGCACTCCGGGGAAAGCACCTCCGCTAGGACTGGTGCCAGACAACTCCATGGACTGTTTGTAG